The stretch of DNA GAAACCAGCTCTCGACCCTTTCCTTCAGGTCTTTTTGGCTATCTCCGATCATAAGCTGATCGGCTATCATCAGCCGACCTCCCGGCCTCAAAACCCGAAAGACCTCGACCATTGCGCTTGCCTTGTCCGGGATCAAGTTAACGACCCCGTTGGAGATAACTACGTCGAAACTATCGTCCTCAAAGGGAAGACTCTCACCCGAGGCTTGTTGAAATGAGACGTTTTTCATTTCTGTCAGTTCGAGGTTCGATCGAGCTTTCGACAGCATCTCGGGCACCATGTCTATCCCAACGGATAGCCCTTTTGATCCTGTCATCATAGCTGCGATAATCGTGTCGACCCCGGCGCCGCACCCGATATCCAGCACGGAGTCCCCCTCGTCGATAGACCCGAGAGAGAAGGGATTTCCCACACCGCAGTAGGAATCGGCCACAGCATCGGGCAAACTCTCGATCAGCTCGGAATCGTAGTTCAATCCTTCAAGGCCGTCCCGTCCGACAGGATATCTGAACAGCCCCTTAGGGTTGTCCGCGACGTTTACGTATTTGGAACGAATGCCCGACTCTATTCTGTTCTTGTCTTCTTTAGAGATGAAGTCATCCATGTTTATTCCCCTCTCTCGTAACGATGCAAACGGAATCTAGCCATCGATGGCGACACATCTGCGGTCAGAGCCATCTTTTTCTCCTGAAGTAGGCCACCATCCCGGCTCCGACGGCTATCATAACGATCCAGACCACCGGATAGGAAAAACGCCAGTCCAGCTCTGGCATGTACTTGAAGTTCATGCCGTAGACCCCGGCTATGAAGGTAAGGGGAATGAATATGGTGGCTATCACCGTCAGTACCTTCATTACCTCGTTCATCCTGTTACTGACGCTGGATAGATATGTATCGTGCATTCCGGTCAGAAGCTCCCGGGAGGACTCGACCATGTCTATAACCTGGATCGTGTGGTCGTAGAGATCCCGAAGAAACGCGTCGAGGTCGTTTCCAAAAAACGATGCATCCGATTTCTGGAGTTTTCCCACCGCCTCCCTGAGAGGCCAGACCGCCTTTCTGAGGGTCATGACGTCTCTCTTGAGTTCGTGTATCCTCTGGAGATCGTCGGACCTGGGGTCGCTAAGCAGCCTGTCGTCCATGTCCTCTATGACATCTCCGATACGCTCCACCGAAAGGAAGTAATGGTCCACCACCGCGTCCATAAGGGCGTAGGCCAGGTAGTCCGATCCGTTGCCCCTCAACCTCCCCCTGGAGGCCCTCAGCCTCTCCCGAACCGGCTCGAACACGTCTCCCTCTTTTTCCTGAAAGGAGAGTACATATCCCTCTCCTAGGATCAGGCTGACGTGCTCGACGTCCACCGAGTTGGTCTCGTCGTTGTAGTTCATCATCTTCATAACCAGAAAAAGGTAGTCGGGAAAAACCTCTGCCTTGGGCCTCTGAGACGTGTTCATCAAGTCCTCTATCGTCAGAGGATGAAGGCCGAACCTTTTGCCCAGAGCATCCATCACCTTCAGGTCGTGAATGCCGTCCACGTTGATCCATGTGACCCCTTCCGATCGGTATGGCCTATGAACGTCGTCGAGGGAGAGGGCACCCTTCTCGACCAGATCTCCCCTATCGTAACTGATCGATCCTATTCGGACGGCCTCGGACCTGGATTCTCCGATGAAGACCGGAGTTCCCGGAACGGTTCCTCTTTTGGAGCTCTGACGGGCAGACCACTTTTTTCTCTTTCTTTTATTCATCGTTCATTCCCCCCTAGATCATTTTATGTTATCCGGCACTTGTGCAATATACCCTATGGTGGTATATTGCCTCCAGATATTCTGGAAGGAGAGTGGTCTTGGTGGAGAAGATCGTTATTTTAGGAGGAGGCCCGGCTGGTATAACCGCCTCCAAGATGTTGAGGAAGAACAGACCGGATTGGGACGTCACCATGGTGAGGCCCGAGCCCTCCAGCCTGATCTATTGCGCCATTCCCTACGTGGTCGAAGGGCTTTTGGAGACCGACGGGGTTTGCAAGTCGGACGATATAGTCACAGAGACCGGGACCAAACTGATAAAGGACAGTGCTACCGAGGTGGATTTCGACAAGAAGACGGTGAAGGTCTCCTCCGGCGACGAACTGCCCTACGACAAGCTTCTCATCGCCCTGGGAGCCAGGCCGGTTATGCCCCCTCTGGAGGGAATGGCAGGGGCTAAAAACACCTTTCCCGTAAAGACCGAGGAGGATCTAAGGGCCATACTGAAGGCAATAACCCCCGGCTCTCGGAAGGCTTTAGTTATAGGGGCCGGAAACATCGGCATAGAGATGGCCCAGGCCCTCAAAAAGAGGGGGCTGGACACCTATATGGTGGAGATGGCGAAGCACGTTCTTCCCGCCATGATGGACGGAGATATGGTCTCGGAGGTCGAGGCAGGGCTGAGGGATAAGGGAATAGATCTGATCACCGGAGTGGGGGTAGATTCCCTCGAGAGAAGAGGCGAGGTCGTATCCAAGGCCGTTTTGTCCGACGGAAGGGAGATCGTTCTCAACGACGAAGGGGAGGACGATCTGATCATAGTCTCCGTAGGAGTAAGGCCCGAGGTGGACATATTGAAGGGAACGGAGATCCCCATAGGGCCTATGGGGATACTGGTCAACGAGAGGATGGAGACAGGAGTTCCCGACGTATGGGCCGCCGGGGACGTGTGTCAGTATCGATCCTTCCTGGACGAGGAGATCATCGGAGGCAAGCTGGCGACCAACGCTGTTCCCATGGCCAAGGTGGCGGCCAGAAACATGATGGGAACGAACTGGACCTACGACGGCTTCGTCAACGGAGCAGCCACCGTCGTCGATCCCCTGAGAATCGGAGGAGTGGGCTTTTCCGAGGAGACCTGCGTAAAGAAGGGGATGAAGGTGGTTACGGGAAAGGGTAAGACCACCACCAGGTTCCCCATGATGCCCGGAGCCACCGAGGTGACGGTGAAGTTGATATTCACCGAGGAGGGCAAACTGGTGGGGGGCCAGGTTGTCGGAGGCGAGGCGGTAGCGGAGAGGATCGACACTCTGACCATGGCAATAAAGGCCGGTTTCTCCGTGAAGGATCTGATGTCTTTCGACTACTGCTCCCAGCCCTGGCAGACCTTTTTCCCAGCCTCCAACGCCATAGTGGCGGCGGCAGAGGACGGATGGAGCAAGCTTAAGGAATAGAAGAAAGAAGGTCGGGAGGGGTTCCCCTCCCGACCTTCAATTCTCTCTTACTCGAAGTCTTCCATCTTGGGCTGGAAGTCGCCGTCATCACCCTGGGCCAGCGCTGTAATTAGCTGGGACTCAAGAGATCGAGCTACCTCAACGGCCCTCTCCGCCATGGCGATATCCCTCTCCGACAGGAATGCTACGGCTCCATCGTGATCCCCGGAATTCCACATATCGAGGGCCTTCTCGGAAGCCTTTTTCTCTTGGTCGAAAAGAATCTTCTGATAGTCTGACCAGAAGTCCTGAAGCCTCTTTCGCCACTCTATATTGTTGCGAGCCAAAGCTGAAACGGACCGGAAGGCCCAGGAGGCAGATTCGGAGTCGTAGACGTCGGTTCCGACGGTGAATCCCTCAGGACTCCTCTCTAGCCCTCCGTGGAAAGGTAGATAGACGCTGTCCTTTGCCGGCCCTAGGGCCACCCACATGACCACCCCCACCTGCCAGGGAGTTGACTCCGTCTCGCCCATGTCGAATATGTGGGTCTCCATGTTGCTCTCCCTCGAGACCACCCTGTAGTCCTCGAAGTCGAAATCATGGTCATAGCTGTACTGATCGGAACGGAAGAAGGTTATAAGCTTTTCCATCGAGATAGGCTCGTCGGGCTTCATGAGGAAGGGATATCTGGCTTTTCCCGGAGCCTGTTTGATCGAGGGGCTGAACATTCTCTGACCCCACCAGTTTCTCACGCCGGAACCTTTAGCCATGTTCTCGTCACTGACGTCACCGTAGGCGGCAGCGAAGTCGAAGTCGCGTAGGTCCTCAGGGTCTACCCCGGGAAGTCCGTTTTTGAGGGCGAAGGAAAACACCTCGGAAGATCCCATAAAGTTTTTCCTCTCTCCCAGAGCGTCCTCCACGTCGAATCCGTCTATCCTGGTTATATTACCGTTAACAACGTACATATCGTCGGGGATCCTCACGGCGGCCCACTGATGGCCAGCGTATTCCACGTACCATATTTCGTCGTGATCCGCTATGGCCAATCCGGCGATCTCTCCCTTGCCGTCGTCATCGTAGGGATCTTTAGCACTGCCAAATTTTTCTACGGCGGCCCCCAGTATCGCAACTCCCTCTCGGGCAGACCTGGCACGGGGCAGGATAAGAGCAGGAATCATGCATTCCTCCACTCCGTTAGGCGTTCCGGGGTCGACCTTCTCGGACAGCAAGTTTCGGTCCTCCGTCTCAGTGGCGGTAACCACCACTCCGGCGCCGTTGATACCGGCTGCACTGTAGGGCCAAAGCCCTCCGTCCCACGAATCCTCGCTGTGATCTTGATAGCAAAAGTCCGGCATGGAGAAGAACCGAAGGCTCTCATCCATATCCTCAGGATAGCCCCACTCCAGCCCGTTGAAGAAGGTCTCGGTCTCGCCATCCGCGATTTCCCTCGCTGGCGTCACGACGAGATATTTAGATACTGCTGAAGCTCCGTCCTCCATCCTGGCGACCAGTGGATGACCGGTAGCGGAGGCGTCTTTTCCCACAAAAACAGCGGTACATGCCCAAGACGTCACCGACCCGAGACAGACGAGAGCACATGTCAGGACTGCCACACCGATACGTGTTTTTAACATTAAACAGGACCCCCTAAAGAATGATCTAAAAACGTCAAAGAATCTCCTTTGTGACGTAGGAACTGGTACTGGCGGCCAGGACCCCTCCGTAGGACAGGTCGAACTCGATCACGTCGCCTATCTTCAGGTCCCTCTCGCCGTCGGTCACGTCAAGTATCATGTGGTCGCTGCTGGCTCCGAGGATGTCGGTCTTCTCGTCTCTCGGAGAGATGGCATCGAGCCTCATGTCCTGCTGACCCACCGCGACGATGGCCCTCTTTCTGAGACCTCTGTCCTCGAAGACCGGCTCGTGACCGAAGGCGTCCAGTCCCTTTTTACCTATGGGGATCGATGGCTTGGTCTTGAGCTCTATGACCTCGGCGGCGAAGGTGAAGACGTCGCTGTGTAGCCCGGGAATCACGGTGCAGTCGGCGGTCTCCTTGCCTATGGTCATGGACTCGCCCAGGCGGAGCATGTTGACCCTCTCCGGGATGCCCCCCGAGAGAAGCAGTCTTATGGAGGACGAGTTTCCTCCGGAGACTATGTCGAGATGGATTCCGCATTCGGACTCTATGGAGTCGGCGACCGAGACAAGCTGTCCCAGGTTTTCCGGACTGGGAAGCACCGCTCCGTAGCAGCTGAGGTTGGTCCCGATTCCCTTCAGGATCAGCCCCGGCATGGACGCTATTTCCCGGGCGGTATCCACAGCCCTGTCGGGCCAAACCCCTTCCCGGAGGTCTCCTACATCCACCATGAGCAGCACCTGGTGTTCCTTTTTCATAGCCACTGCGGCCTTCGACAGGGCCCGGCAGGTGTCCACCTCGGAGACGAAGCTCATGTCGGCGAGCTCTACCGTCTCTCGGGCCTGGGAGATCATGGGAAGCCGGAGGAGTATCTTTGGTATGTCGATATCCCTCATCTTGGCCAGGTTCTCCAGACGACTGTCGGCGATCCAGTCGACTCCCGACTCTGCCTGGACCGAGGCTATCTCAGGCATTCCGCAGTACACCTTGCTGACCGCGGCGACCTTGATCCCCCGATCGTGGCACTCCTTGGCGAGCTTCGAGGTGTTCTCCTTAAGCTTCTCCCTGTCCACTATAAGCGCGGGATATCTCATTACCTTTCCCTCCTCGGTTCAGTCTTTCTCGTCCCAGTGCAGGCTCGAAAGCATGAGCTTCAGGGCGTCCTCGGGATAGCGTTTTGACAGCACTCCCAGGGATGCCATTATGTAGTCGTTGTCCACCAGTATCTTAGCGTCCGATTTGGGGAACAACTCCAGTCCCTTGCCGTGGGTGGTGGCGGTGGAGAGTATCTTTCTGTGCTGAGGGAGTCTGGTGAGGGCCCCTCCGGTTCCTATGACGTATTTTACCGCGGTGAGGTCCTTGCCCTCGGCGATGGTTCTCTTGCCGGAGGCACCGTAGAGCTGGCGAAGCCTTCCGGCGTGTCTCTCCATGGCGGTCAACATGGCTTCCTGAGCCAGCCTCTCGACGAACACCTTGGCCCGATCCGTGTCCGGTATGGCCTTGGCGCTCTCCAGGAGTTCGTCCAGGTCGGGGAAGTCCTTGATCAGCTCGTCTCGACCCATGGTCTCGACTATGTGTCTCATGTTGACGTAGACTCCCAGGTCTCCCTCGACGGTCCTCTTGGCCTCGGGCTCGGGGCTCACCAGAAGCCGGGAGATCTCCTCGCTTCCTTCTGTGACCGAGTGGACATCGGTGGTGGCTCCTCCCACGTCGAAGATGACCAGGTCGCCTATGGCTTCCTTGAGCACCTTGGCGGCCTCCATGACCGCCCCGGGGGTCGGCAGGATGGGGCCGTCTATCATGTCTCGAACGGTGGTCATTCCGGGAGCGTGGATGATGTGCTCCTCGAAGACCTGCTGAATGACCGCTCTGGTGGGCTCGACGTTGAGCTGGTCGACCCTGGGATAGACGTTCTCCACCACGTAGAGTCTGATTCCCTTTTCCTCGGCGATCTCTTTTACCTCTTCCTGGTTTTCGACGTTTCCAGCGTATATGACCGGGATCTCCAGTCCGAGCTCCGCTACCAGCTCGAAATTATGAAGCGCCGTGTCCCTTTCGCCGTAGTCGACCCCTCCGGCCACAAGTATTATGTTGGGCTTTATCTCGGAGATCTTTTTCAGGTCGGTACGACGCATCTTTCCCGCCGTGACGTGCTTGAGTATACCTCCCGCACCGAGGGCCGCCTCCTTGGCGGCTCTCACCGTCATGTCGTAGACCAGGCCGTGGACACTCATTCTGAGCCCCCCGGCGGCGCTGGAGGTGGCAAGCATCTCGTCCCAGGATAGATCTTCGATCCCCAGATTGGATTTCAGATCTTCTACGGCGCCTCTCAGGCCGACGGTGACATCGCCTTCCAGTACCGACGTGTAGGACTGTCCCTGCCCGATGAAACTGGGGCAGGGACCGCCGATACCGTCGAAGGCGTTGACCACCGTGGTGGTGCTCCCTATTTCCGCGACCAACACGGCTACTTTCATCTTTTTAGTCCACCTGTCCTCTACGGTACTTGATAAGGAAGCTGGCCACGTCGATTCCCTTGGATCCTCGGCCGAAACCGGCGTCCATTCCGGCGTCCTTGGCTATCTCGTTGGTAACCTGGGTTCCGCCGCAGGCCAGTATCACCTTATCCCGGATGCCCTTCTCCACGCAGAGCTCGTGGAGCTTGCGCATGTTCTTGATGTGAACGTCGTCGTGGGTGATTATGGTCGAGGCCAGTATGGCGTCGGCGTTGGTCTCTATGGCGGCGTCCACCAGTTTCTCCACCGGGCAGGAGGTGCCGAGGTAGAGGTACTTTATGCCGTAACCCTCGATTCCGCCGTGCTTTATGTCCAGGGTCTCCTTAAGTCCGACCGAGTGCTCGTCCTGGCCGACCGTGGCAGCGACGACGAAGATCGGGTTCTCCGCTATATCCGCCCGGATCTCCTCCTCCGACAGGGTCTCCTCCTTCTCTGGGATGACCAGTTCGTCTATGTCTATATCGAACTTGACCTTGCCCTTGAACTCGACATAGGTTCCCTCGGAGGGGTGCATGGCCAGCTTGTGGACCACCGTGACGTCCTCCAGGCCCATCTTCTCGCCACACTTTATGGCGGCGAACTCGGCGGTACGCTCGTCCACCGGAAGGAAGAGGTTGACGGCGATTATTCCGTCGGCCCTCCACTCGACCTCGGGCTTGATGAGGTTGGTCTCGTAATATTTCTCCAACTCGGCGAGACGGACGTTGACGTTGTCGTGCTCGTCCAGCTCGTCGACGAAGATTATCTTGGAGGGATCCTCGAAGGTATCTCCCCCTATGGCGGCGGATGCCTTTCCGTTCAGTTCATCGGGGATGCAGTTGTAGCCGTAGTGAACCGACACGGGTGCGAAGTAGTCCGGATCCCGCTGGAAGAGCATTCCCGCTCCGACTCCGCCGTCGGCCTGGCGTGCTATTCCGTCGCCGTTGCGCTCGGGATAGTAGCCGCTGTCGACGAAGAAGCCGTCCTCGACGGCCTTGAAGTAGCCTCCGACCTCCAGGATCTCCTCCATGAAGAGGACCGCCCTCTCCTTCAGCTCACGGACGACGTCGCCCAGAGGTCCCTCTCTGTCGAGCTTGACCATCTCTCTGAATCCGTCGAGACCGTTAAGGGCGTGTCTGGCCGTGTTGACCCCCGCCACGTTGTTGTAATGCCACGGCACGTTACGGCCTTCGTCGGGGGTTATGGTGGACTGGATGTCGGCGCTGGTGAGCCTGGAGATCACCAGGTTAAGGGTGTGGGTGACAGATGCCTCCCTAAGGTCCGACTCCATATACTTGGTGTTCTGCTGGGCCCTCATCTTGTAGTCGCTGAAGAAGTCCCTGAGAGCCACGGCATAGGGCAGGTCGAGCCTCATGCAGGGCGCCGGAGGAGCGGTAGGAGGCACGGTGGAGAGAGCGATATTCTCCGGTTTCAGCCCCACCTTACGGGAGAAGATGCTGTTTATGGCATGCTGCACCATGAGCTCCGGACGGACCTTCCAGGCCTTCATGGCGGTGGCGTTGGCGTTGTGGGCTCCGTCGATCTGGAGGATGTCCGCCCAGGCCATAATCTTCTTGGCCTCGCAGGCGTCCACGAAGCTTCTGACCATGTTGACATTCCTGTAGAGGACGTTGTACTGAGGGTCCTGATGGGCTCCGTTGACCCCTTCCTCTGCGAACATTACGGCGATATCCGGTCCTGCCACGCCGGAGATGTAGGAGTGGAAGTTTATGGGACGTCCCACCTCTTCCTCGACTGCGTCGAGGGCCTTTCTGGTGGCTCTAACCTGCTTCCTGGTGACGGCGATTCCACCGATGCCCTGGGTGGTTCCCTCTATGAGAGAGTCTATGTGAGACTGTCCGGCGGTACGGATGACCATGAGATGGTCCGCTCCGTGCCAGGCTGCCATGCGCATCCTGCGTATGTCGTCCTCGAAACGACCGGAGGCGATCTCCGTGGTGATGACGCAGTCCGGCTGAGGGTCGATGTAGCCGAATCCCCGGCTGCCCGGAAGGGGAATCGAGTTCTCGAGCCCCTCGGAGGTCTCGTGATACTCGAAATCTCCCACGGTGCGGGGTTCGTTTCTGCCCTCTCTCCAGTGCCATCCCCGACGCTTGGGCCTGTAGTTCTCCAGATCCTTGAGGATTTCCTTTACGTCCAGCCTTTTGTTGGGATCGAGTTTCATCGTCATGGTCCTATCCCCTTTCCTCGAAGAGGGCTTCCACTTCGTCCCAGTGCTTGCCCTCCGCCAGGGCCAATCCGGCCTCTCTCGGCGACACTCCGAGCTTCTTGGAGAGACGCCAGACCACGTTGCCCGCCCCCTTGGGCATCAGTCCCTTGGCGATGACTCCCTCGACTATCGGTTTTACCTCCAGGCTGGAGAAACCCATTCTGAGGAGGACGCTGCGCTCCACCGCAGGGGTGGTATGGGTCCTTCCCATCTCCAACATGGGATCGACCACCTTCTCGGCCAGCTCCCAAAAGCGGGCCTTAAGTTCTTCTTCGGAAAGGTTCGCCAGGTGTTTGCGCCTGGTCTCGAAATCGTCGGATCTTTTCATGTTTTCTCTTTCCCCCCATACTACGAAATAGAAATACCAAAACGGGCCACGGGGCTCCTTCGAGACGCCCGTGGCCCGTGTCATCAAAGATTGGCCAGAACGGAACGGACGAAGCCCTCGTCGGTCTTGGTCTCGGCGGCCAGGAACGAGACGTCCTCGGCCGATACCTCGCCGGTAACTCCGCACTTAGCGACGGAGTTGCGGATGTAGGATCTGCGGGCCTTCTCCAGGTCGAACTCCCTGAGCTTGATGGAGCCGGGGTCGTCGGGGAAGACTATGTTCTTGCCCGGAACCTCGCTGTCGGGATCGCCGAAGAGTACCTCCACGCCGTTTTGCTTGGCGAAGCTTATCTGAGGCATAGGGTGCTTGCCCGCTCCGGTGTACTCGGTCTCCTGGACCACGATGGTCTGATCCATGTCCATCTCCTGGGCCAACACGAAGGCGGCGGTCAGGGACGTGTTGCCTGCCGGTCCCCTCTCCAGCCCTTCCAGCACGGCTAGAGCCTCGGTCATGTAGAAGACCTCGCCCTGCTTGACCAGCAGATAGCGGTCCATATAGCGCAGAGGACGGGCGGCGTTTCTCGGCACATCCGCCCGATCGGGCCATGTGGCGAAGGGTATGCCGAAGCCGGTGTGGCCGGTGGTGAAGGACTTGCGGTTGAAGTCGTGATCCGAGGCCATGTGAAGCCCGGAGAGATCCACCGAAGCACCGATTATCCTGGTCCCCTCCGACTTGGCCTTGATCAGTCCTCTGGCCGTTCCGGTAAGATTGCCGCCTCCGGCGTTGGTGACAACCACGGCGTCGGGATCGGAGCCTATTCTGTCCCTGAACTGCTGGGCTATCTCGTAACCCAGGGTCTCCACTCCGGCTATCCCGAAGGGAGTATAGAGGGATGCGTTGAAGTAGCCCGTCTCCTCCAGAAGACAGAGAAAGGTATAGAACAGCTCGGGACCTACGGTGAGCTGGACGACCTCGGCACCGTATGCCTCGCAGGCCCTCTGCTTCTCCAGTATCTCCGGCTGACCTATCATCCTACTATCATAACATTCCTGAATTATTATGCATTCCAGACCGTGCATGGCGGCCTGAGAGGCCACGGCGGCTCCGTAGTTGCCGCTGGTGGCGGCTATGACGCCCTTGTAGCCGTGCTTCTTGGCGTGATAAACGGCAGTGGCGGCCCTGCGGGCCTTGAAACTGCCGGAGGGGTTGGCCGCCTCGTCCTTGACGAAGATCCTGGCTCCCTTGCCCTTCGGGGCGTATTTCCTCGCCAGGGCTGTGATGTTCTTCATCTCCAGCAGAGGAGTGTTCCCGACACCCGTCTCTCCCTGAATATCCTGGATCTCTTCGAGGGAGTAACCGGCCTCCTTCATCATCCTTTCGTAGTCGAAGGAGATGCCGCCGCTCTCGAAGCCGGTATAGTCTATGCCGATGGCCTTCTTCATTATTTCGTTCTTGCGGCCCATTACGGCCTCATAGGACATGTCAAGGGTCATCTCGCCACCTCCCCCTTCATGAGCTTCTTGAGCTGGACGTCCACCTTGAGGAACTCGGGAACGAAGTCGCCGAAGTCGTGGACGTAGCGGGGATCGATGGCGCAGAGCTCTCCCGTTACCTTTCTGCCGGTCATGGTCTCGACGGTTATATCGTCTCCGATCTTGCCGTCGGACTGGGCGAATCCCTTCACCCAGAGCAGAAGAGGGGTCTTCTTCGTGTCGTCCGGCACCTGAGGCGCCCTGCCTTCGGGGGTCAGGACCGTCTGGCGGACCTGGACCCAGTCTCCTTTTCTTGCCTGTTCCATGGTTGCCTTCACTCCTTCCGAACTTAGCGAGGAGTAGCTAATCCTCCTCGATCATGGCCCTGACGTCGCCCATTATTGCTCTGGGCACCGGCAGGTCCAGCATGGTCTTGAGACCCGGACGGGAGTTGATGACGTGAGGGATCATGTTGACGCACATAGCGATGGTGCCGATTCCACCGGGGATCTCCGGCTTGTTGGCCATGTTGACGTCCGGGGTGCCCTTTATGATGACGTAGTCTCCGGTGTCGACTCC from Dethiosulfovibrio russensis encodes:
- a CDS encoding methyltransferase domain-containing protein; protein product: MDDFISKEDKNRIESGIRSKYVNVADNPKGLFRYPVGRDGLEGLNYDSELIESLPDAVADSYCGVGNPFSLGSIDEGDSVLDIGCGAGVDTIIAAMMTGSKGLSVGIDMVPEMLSKARSNLELTEMKNVSFQQASGESLPFEDDSFDVVISNGVVNLIPDKASAMVEVFRVLRPGGRLMIADQLMIGDSQKDLKERVESWFQUEGGALPGKVFLALLEQVGFEQVELAGKTGFDSSPKTEGALIRGKKPIGSVL
- the corA gene encoding magnesium/cobalt transporter CorA — encoded protein: MNKRKRKKWSARQSSKRGTVPGTPVFIGESRSEAVRIGSISYDRGDLVEKGALSLDDVHRPYRSEGVTWINVDGIHDLKVMDALGKRFGLHPLTIEDLMNTSQRPKAEVFPDYLFLVMKMMNYNDETNSVDVEHVSLILGEGYVLSFQEKEGDVFEPVRERLRASRGRLRGNGSDYLAYALMDAVVDHYFLSVERIGDVIEDMDDRLLSDPRSDDLQRIHELKRDVMTLRKAVWPLREAVGKLQKSDASFFGNDLDAFLRDLYDHTIQVIDMVESSRELLTGMHDTYLSSVSNRMNEVMKVLTVIATIFIPLTFIAGVYGMNFKYMPELDWRFSYPVVWIVMIAVGAGMVAYFRRKRWL
- a CDS encoding NAD(P)/FAD-dependent oxidoreductase, producing the protein MEKIVILGGGPAGITASKMLRKNRPDWDVTMVRPEPSSLIYCAIPYVVEGLLETDGVCKSDDIVTETGTKLIKDSATEVDFDKKTVKVSSGDELPYDKLLIALGARPVMPPLEGMAGAKNTFPVKTEEDLRAILKAITPGSRKALVIGAGNIGIEMAQALKKRGLDTYMVEMAKHVLPAMMDGDMVSEVEAGLRDKGIDLITGVGVDSLERRGEVVSKAVLSDGREIVLNDEGEDDLIIVSVGVRPEVDILKGTEIPIGPMGILVNERMETGVPDVWAAGDVCQYRSFLDEEIIGGKLATNAVPMAKVAARNMMGTNWTYDGFVNGAATVVDPLRIGGVGFSEETCVKKGMKVVTGKGKTTTRFPMMPGATEVTVKLIFTEEGKLVGGQVVGGEAVAERIDTLTMAIKAGFSVKDLMSFDYCSQPWQTFFPASNAIVAAAEDGWSKLKE
- a CDS encoding C69 family dipeptidase, which translates into the protein MLKTRIGVAVLTCALVCLGSVTSWACTAVFVGKDASATGHPLVARMEDGASAVSKYLVVTPAREIADGETETFFNGLEWGYPEDMDESLRFFSMPDFCYQDHSEDSWDGGLWPYSAAGINGAGVVVTATETEDRNLLSEKVDPGTPNGVEECMIPALILPRARSAREGVAILGAAVEKFGSAKDPYDDDGKGEIAGLAIADHDEIWYVEYAGHQWAAVRIPDDMYVVNGNITRIDGFDVEDALGERKNFMGSSEVFSFALKNGLPGVDPEDLRDFDFAAAYGDVSDENMAKGSGVRNWWGQRMFSPSIKQAPGKARYPFLMKPDEPISMEKLITFFRSDQYSYDHDFDFEDYRVVSRESNMETHIFDMGETESTPWQVGVVMWVALGPAKDSVYLPFHGGLERSPEGFTVGTDVYDSESASWAFRSVSALARNNIEWRKRLQDFWSDYQKILFDQEKKASEKALDMWNSGDHDGAVAFLSERDIAMAERAVEVARSLESQLITALAQGDDGDFQPKMEDFE
- a CDS encoding alanine/ornithine racemase family PLP-dependent enzyme, which codes for MRYPALIVDREKLKENTSKLAKECHDRGIKVAAVSKVYCGMPEIASVQAESGVDWIADSRLENLAKMRDIDIPKILLRLPMISQARETVELADMSFVSEVDTCRALSKAAVAMKKEHQVLLMVDVGDLREGVWPDRAVDTAREIASMPGLILKGIGTNLSCYGAVLPSPENLGQLVSVADSIESECGIHLDIVSGGNSSSIRLLLSGGIPERVNMLRLGESMTIGKETADCTVIPGLHSDVFTFAAEVIELKTKPSIPIGKKGLDAFGHEPVFEDRGLRKRAIVAVGQQDMRLDAISPRDEKTDILGASSDHMILDVTDGERDLKIGDVIEFDLSYGGVLAASTSSYVTKEIL
- a CDS encoding GlmL-related ornithine degradation protein; its protein translation is MKVAVLVAEIGSTTTVVNAFDGIGGPCPSFIGQGQSYTSVLEGDVTVGLRGAVEDLKSNLGIEDLSWDEMLATSSAAGGLRMSVHGLVYDMTVRAAKEAALGAGGILKHVTAGKMRRTDLKKISEIKPNIILVAGGVDYGERDTALHNFELVAELGLEIPVIYAGNVENQEEVKEIAEEKGIRLYVVENVYPRVDQLNVEPTRAVIQQVFEEHIIHAPGMTTVRDMIDGPILPTPGAVMEAAKVLKEAIGDLVIFDVGGATTDVHSVTEGSEEISRLLVSPEPEAKRTVEGDLGVYVNMRHIVETMGRDELIKDFPDLDELLESAKAIPDTDRAKVFVERLAQEAMLTAMERHAGRLRQLYGASGKRTIAEGKDLTAVKYVIGTGGALTRLPQHRKILSTATTHGKGLELFPKSDAKILVDNDYIMASLGVLSKRYPEDALKLMLSSLHWDEKD
- the oraE gene encoding D-ornithine 4,5-aminomutase subunit OraE; amino-acid sequence: MTMKLDPNKRLDVKEILKDLENYRPKRRGWHWREGRNEPRTVGDFEYHETSEGLENSIPLPGSRGFGYIDPQPDCVITTEIASGRFEDDIRRMRMAAWHGADHLMVIRTAGQSHIDSLIEGTTQGIGGIAVTRKQVRATRKALDAVEEEVGRPINFHSYISGVAGPDIAVMFAEEGVNGAHQDPQYNVLYRNVNMVRSFVDACEAKKIMAWADILQIDGAHNANATAMKAWKVRPELMVQHAINSIFSRKVGLKPENIALSTVPPTAPPAPCMRLDLPYAVALRDFFSDYKMRAQQNTKYMESDLREASVTHTLNLVISRLTSADIQSTITPDEGRNVPWHYNNVAGVNTARHALNGLDGFREMVKLDREGPLGDVVRELKERAVLFMEEILEVGGYFKAVEDGFFVDSGYYPERNGDGIARQADGGVGAGMLFQRDPDYFAPVSVHYGYNCIPDELNGKASAAIGGDTFEDPSKIIFVDELDEHDNVNVRLAELEKYYETNLIKPEVEWRADGIIAVNLFLPVDERTAEFAAIKCGEKMGLEDVTVVHKLAMHPSEGTYVEFKGKVKFDIDIDELVIPEKEETLSEEEIRADIAENPIFVVAATVGQDEHSVGLKETLDIKHGGIEGYGIKYLYLGTSCPVEKLVDAAIETNADAILASTIITHDDVHIKNMRKLHELCVEKGIRDKVILACGGTQVTNEIAKDAGMDAGFGRGSKGIDVASFLIKYRRGQVD
- a CDS encoding ornithine aminomutase subunit alpha, coding for MKRSDDFETRRKHLANLSEEELKARFWELAEKVVDPMLEMGRTHTTPAVERSVLLRMGFSSLEVKPIVEGVIAKGLMPKGAGNVVWRLSKKLGVSPREAGLALAEGKHWDEVEALFEERG